The following coding sequences are from one Actinomycetota bacterium window:
- the pyk gene encoding pyruvate kinase has protein sequence MRHAKIVCTIGPASRDKTVMRRLLDAGMDVVRINMAHGTHDDHALTIKFTRAMEEETGRPIPVLMDLAGPKLRVGEVDGGEVELIDGDEFVVTTRDILGTKDAVSINYHDLPGDVRPGDTVLIDEGLITLEVLGVEGEDVRTRIIEGGPLNSRRGVHLPGVKVSLSPLSEKDRADLEFGLEKGVDWVGLSFVRNAEDIELLLSLIAEASSSAKVIAKIEKTEAVEDFDDILRVSHGIMIARGDLGIEMPTEKVPFVQKMIIDRCMKAAKPVITATQMLDSMIRNPRPTRAEVSDVANAVLDGSDALMLSGETAMGRFPIESVEMMGRSIMEAEKVLTYCVDRGGAKGKAVGTTSAISRATCEIASSLKAKAIITSTQSGETARQVAKHRPLQPIVAVSPSPEVVRQLQLSWGVIPLVASPSIHLDNMFDIAVDIPLRVGLIDSGDLVVITAGVLVNVPGTTNLIKVHRV, from the coding sequence CCGGCTAGCCGGGATAAAACGGTCATGAGAAGGCTGCTCGATGCCGGCATGGATGTCGTGCGTATCAATATGGCGCACGGAACGCACGACGACCACGCCCTCACAATCAAATTTACACGGGCCATGGAAGAGGAGACCGGCCGGCCCATCCCGGTTCTTATGGACCTCGCGGGCCCAAAACTCAGGGTCGGCGAGGTCGATGGCGGTGAAGTAGAGCTTATCGACGGTGACGAGTTTGTCGTCACCACTCGCGATATTCTCGGCACTAAAGACGCCGTCTCTATCAACTACCACGACCTGCCCGGGGATGTGCGGCCGGGCGACACCGTCTTGATAGACGAAGGTTTAATAACGCTGGAAGTGCTGGGGGTCGAGGGCGAAGATGTGCGCACCCGAATCATCGAGGGCGGCCCGCTCAATTCGCGCCGGGGAGTTCATCTTCCGGGCGTCAAGGTCAGCCTCTCGCCGCTCTCCGAGAAAGATCGTGCCGATTTAGAGTTTGGCCTTGAGAAGGGCGTAGACTGGGTCGGCCTATCGTTCGTCAGGAACGCGGAGGATATCGAGTTGCTGCTGAGCCTGATAGCGGAGGCATCTTCCAGCGCCAAAGTAATCGCCAAGATCGAAAAGACCGAAGCGGTCGAGGACTTCGATGATATTTTAAGGGTTTCGCACGGCATAATGATAGCACGGGGCGACCTCGGTATCGAGATGCCTACCGAGAAGGTCCCGTTTGTGCAGAAGATGATCATCGACAGGTGCATGAAGGCGGCCAAGCCGGTCATCACCGCGACTCAGATGCTCGATTCGATGATACGCAACCCCCGCCCTACGCGCGCCGAAGTAAGCGATGTCGCCAACGCGGTTTTGGATGGGAGCGACGCCTTGATGCTCTCGGGCGAGACCGCGATGGGCAGATTTCCGATTGAGAGCGTCGAGATGATGGGGCGGAGCATCATGGAAGCGGAGAAGGTTCTTACCTATTGCGTCGACCGCGGCGGAGCCAAAGGTAAAGCTGTCGGCACGACCTCGGCGATTAGCCGGGCTACGTGCGAAATCGCCTCGTCGCTCAAGGCTAAAGCCATTATCACCTCCACGCAGTCGGGCGAGACCGCCAGGCAGGTCGCAAAACACCGCCCGCTCCAGCCGATAGTGGCGGTGAGCCCGAGCCCGGAAGTCGTTCGGCAGCTCCAACTCTCATGGGGCGTCATCCCGCTTGTCGCGAGCCCGAGCATTCATCTCGACAACATGTTCGATATTGCCGTCGACATCCCGCTCAGGGTCGGCTTGATAGACAGCGGAGACCTCGTGGTAATCACCGCCGGCGTGCTGGTAAATGTGCCGGGAACTACTAATCTGATAAAGGTCCATCGCGTTTGA